From Methylovorus glucosotrophus:
ATTGCTTGATCACGGAATTGACCTTGGCATTTCGGACTGCCTCTGTACCGTAGCGCTTGAAGTAGGCGGCCTGGTATGCAGCCCAAGTTTGTTTGCAGGCAGCTTGCAATTCCGTTTCCGACTTTTGAGGTGCCGCTGCCGATTTTTCGGCGGCGGGAACCACTGCTCCTGTTCTTGTTCCTGCTCCTGCTAAATGCTCCTGTTCTTGTTCTTGCTCCTGTTCTTGGCTTACAAGGGCCTTGGAAGGGGCTTCAACATCGCGGCATTCAGACATGAGAAATTTGGATTGGTATTTCTCGAAGAAAGGCTTCAAATAAGGGCTTTCAGGCTGTGCGTTGTATTCGTTCTGCACCCCCTTAACCCTCAAATCCTTCTCGGTTAACTGCTCACCTATCTGGTAGGTAGCCATTTCATGCACCCAGACCACCTCAGAAGCATCATCGTAGGAGCAAAATCCAGCTTCAATGGCACCTTGAAGGCCCTTGGAAGCCCCTTCTATGGATAGTCCGCATTCATGGGCAATATAGATTTTTGGCAGGTAGTACATCCCCAGCATGTTCGCGTGCGTGCAGGTCATGAGATAAAGGGCCACCAGTTGGCACTCGACCCCTTTGCTGCGCAGCTTTTTACCTGTGGCGCCAATCCAGAACTGAGGGCTGACTTTTGAATAATCGCGCATGGCTATACGTTCACCGACAGCGTAGAAATACCGGAATAAAGGCGTAACTCTTTGCGCGCCAAAGGGCGTGATTCGAGACGTGCTGGGCGGTCTTTGATGCGGTAGATACCATCCACGCCATAGCGGGAATCATCAGGCACAGTTTCATCAACAGAGGGGGCGTATTTAAGCCCATGAACAGCTGCAATGAAGGTGTTGTAGCCATTGCGCTCAACGGTCACCAGTCCGGCGCGTTTAAGCGCGTGTACGTGGCCTCTCATGCCCTCGATATTGATGTGCATGCATTCGGCTGGATATGCGGCGACAAGTTGACGGTGCAGGCTGATATAGCCGTTTACCGTGGTTTGGAGAACATCCAGAATGCAGACGCGGAGCTTGTGCGTGTCCAGGCGTTCGTTCTTGATCATGATCACATTACTCATCGGCGCGCCCTTCCGTATCCATGTGGGCTTCATCTGATAAACCGTCAGCAACCATTTGAGATGTCCATGCGCAGTACCAGAGAAGAAGCGCTATTGCCGCAGCGAACAGAAATAATCCAAGAAGCAAATATGTCATGCTGCCCTCCTTGCTTTTCTGAGCAATAGCTCTTGTTCAAGCTCATAAATTTCTCTGTCTTCGTCATCGACAAAAACAAACCTTCCACCAACCCGCATGCACATGTACTGAAGCAAGTAGACGGACCCGGATTCCTCCATAACCTTGATCAATTCATCAATACCCAAAGCCGCCCGGCCGTTCTGTGCCCGGCTCAATACTTCACGAGCCTTGCCGATTTTTTCGGCAAGCGTGTCTTGTGTGTAGTTGGAATGAAGGCATGTCTTCGTGAGTGCCATAGGACCCGACTTGCATTGCTTGACCAGTAAATCAGGCGCCATTTCAAGCTTTGGAGCCTGCGCTACCAGTACGGGAAACATCTGTTTTGTAGGGTTCATGTGCGTCTCGGTGACAGTTGGTGACAGTTGAAATTAGGTTAAAAAAATACAGGTGCGGTACCTTGCACCTGTCGGTTAAGCGGCCTTGCGGTCTTGAGGGTTGTTGATGAGCTTGAGTATCGGCTTGATAGGTTTACCAAGTCGAACAGCAGCACCAACGACATGATCGGTCTGTTGCTGGGTCAGCTCTTCTGGCCATTGACTGATCCGTGACCGGTGGTAACCGAGACCACGTGCTAACTCAGCCCTTGTCCCGAAAAGCTCAACTGCTTGTTTCTTTAACATAGGATGAATCCGTTTAAATAACTAAACCAATTTTAGTCCTCTAAACTAATAGAAGTCAAGCATACAAAACAATTTTATGATTAACATGCTAAACATGAATAATTTGCAGAGTAGAATCGAATTTGCCGTGGTTGAGTGGCAGAAGAAAAACGGTCGCCCCTTTAAGAGGACGTACCTTTTCGATTACATTGGCGCGCACAAGCTTTCAAATGTGTCGATGCCAAGCCGCGCCACCGTGTCGCTATGGTTCAATGGCCCAACAAAAGAAATAAGCGCAGACCTTAATGGATTAGTTGCTGATTTCTTTGGGGTTGATCCTGAGTGGTTGCGCACTGGAAGGCCTGGCGCTATAAATGACAACGCCCACGAAGGGCCAACACTAGAAAAATTTAGGGTAGCTCCAGTAGTAGGGCAAGCCCAGCTTGGGGATGAGGGGTATTTTGTGGAGCTTGAATATGCGGTTGGATTTGGGGATGGCTTTATTGAGTGGCCAACCAAAGACCCAAATGCCTATGCGGTAAGATGCGTCGGCGACAGTATGAAGCCGCGCATACGCCATGGTGAATTTGTTGTGGTGGAACCAGGCCACCAACCCACGCCTGGCGATGATGTACTAGTTAAATGTCTGGAAGGTCGCGTTATGGTGAAAGAGCTGCTATTTATTCGCGATGGACAGGTCCATCTGGGATCGGTCAATGAGTCGCACCCCAAAATCACCATAGACCAGTCGCAAATTGATGTGATGCACTATGTCGCAGGGATTGCCCGCAGTCCAATGTTTAAACGATTGATCCAGGAGTAACAGCCATGGTAAGAATCTTTTTGCTAATCGCCCTTCTCACCGGCTGCGCCTCTGCCGACTTAAATAAAGTGCCAGAAGGCATGCGAGTCAAAGACGAGAAATCAGTATCTGCCTGCGAGTTCAAGGGTGAGGTTAATGGAATATCTTCCCTTTACGGCTTATTTGCCGAGGTTGCTTTGTCGAACGCAAGAAAACAAGCTTTTGCTCAAGCTGCAGAGCTCGGCGCCAATACGATTGTCTGGAAACCTCAGGTTGCTCAGTATGGGTCAACCTCGGCCAATGGCAACGCCTACCGCTGCCCTTAACCTTGACTGGGTATAACTATGGCTCTTATTAAGTGCAAAGAATGCAAAAGCCAAATTAGCAGTAAAGCCAAGGTATGTCCGAACTGTGGCGCTCCAGTAAAAAAAGAAGCCACTTTATTAGGGTGCCTTACGGTATTTCTTTTGGTTGGATTTGTTATTTTCCTATTTAGTGACGGTGACAAAGAGACAGCTACAAGCACTTCGGAAGCCAAGCAAGAATGCGCGAGTGACGATCTGAGTTGCCTCGGGAATAAAGGGATATTAAGCGCTAGTGTTTATTGCCAAGATCCAGTAGAGCGCTTGGCGAAGTACAGCATGAAGTGGACAGATGGGATTTTGGAGCCAAAATTCAGTAGATTCATGTGGAAAGACAAGAATAAAGGCGAGATCACCTATATAGGTGATAAGGCTCAGTTTCAGAATGGCTTTGGTGCGTTCATGACGGTCATTTATGAATGTGATATGGCGAATGACAATAAGACAGTCATTGGCGCCAGGGTTACCGAAGGTCGGCTTCCGTAAAGCCTTTTACTATCCACCAGCGGTATCTAAGCGATCTATATTGGATTAAGTTAAGACTGAGAGGAATGCTCGTAGTTGTAGTGTTTACGCTAATATTAATTTGCTAACTACTATGTTTCGTAAGTATTTTCCTCGTGCTGTTGTTTTTAATTGTTTACTTAAGTAAACTTCTTGCTGACGGTGTCGTCAATATAAAGCCGAATCATTTCATGCAAGGCTTTTAGGAGGTTTTATGGAACATATGAGAAAGATTGCTACAAAAGTGCTTGATTTTACTGCACGTACATCGAAAACCCTTTCGCCGGCTGAGTACATAACATTCAGCGCTAATAGCCGCAATCAGATTAAACGCGTTAAATTCGTTGCTCCCAAACTTGGCTCTGAAGGCTTCGGCAAGTTTGAAGTTGAGCTGTCTTCTCCTGTATACGAGATGGAAGCGTGACCGATAATCAAGATCAGCCATTGGCTCAAAACAACCAGCTTGATACGATTGCATCATCTCTTTCTGTAATAATTGAGCAGCAGCAGCAGGAAGTTGGCATAAAGAACCGGGAACTTGACGTAAGAGAGCATGAAATATCGTCAAATGAGAGGATAGCTTTAGCAAGCATACAGGCCCAGTCTCAATACCGAGCTGACAATGCCGGGAAGTACAATGCCCATCTTATTCATCGCTACTGGTTTATTGGAACAGTAACCTTCATGGTATTAGCATTTGCGGCTTTTGCCATCACTCACGAATCCAAAGACATTATTATTGACTCAATTAAGATGATACTTGGTTTTTCGGCTGGGGCCTTTGGTGGATACCATTGGGGGAAATCAAAATCTGGGAAAGATGACCAGTAAATAATTATTTAATGCACAACCGCCTCCGGGCGGTTTTTTATTGCCACGTCCCGCACTCGCGGGATTTTTTTCGCCTTTCTAAACCACGTCTGTTAAATGCACAATCCATTTTGTTTAGTTAACTAAAAATAAATGTTGACTTGATTAAACTTTATTGTTTATCATGCTTAACATATTAAGTCGACACTAAACAAGTGGAGGTTGCATGAGATTCAACACAGAAATCGGCGGGTTTGAAATCCACTCGATGCCCAGCAATACGCAGGTGGCGATTTGCACGAGCTTTTACGTTCGTGAGGAATTGCGCGGCCAGGGTAACGCTTACATCCTGCACAACAAGCAGTTGGAGCGCCTGATTGATCTTGGCTATGACTTCGCCTATTGCACGGTGACTGGCGACAACCCTGCACAGTCCCGCGCTATTGCAAAAGCTGGCTGGATGTTGGATCACACGTTCTACAACTCCCGTCTCGGCGTCACCACTCAATGTTGGTCAATCAACGTCCATGAGACGCGCAATAAAGAGCTGGCCGACATCATGGCCCGCGAACTGGTGGAGACATAACCATGGGCAGCCAATTCCCTCGCATTGCGAATATCAACGAGCGCGCCAGCGATCTCCTGCAGGAGGCTATCAACAAGCATGCCGTATTGCAGCGCAAGCCCGGCCATAACCAGCTGGTCATTCACGATCACTTGATTAAAGGCTATCGCCAAGTATGCGTGCCTGTTCATCCAACTGGAGGTGCAGCAGCATGAGCACTCAACTTTTCCGCGTTTGGTGCAAGTTCGAGCCAGATCACGTAAACCCGCTGACGGGTAGGCGCGGGCAGTGGCGGGTAACGCGTACAGCCCCATTTTCTCCTAATCGTGCCAGATTATTTTATACATCAGTACGCTTTGAAGGAGAGCTGGCGGTGCTGACTACCAAAGTTTACCGTCGCGGCAGCATCATCCGCCCTCACAAAGAACTCAACCGCGTGCTGGCATTGCGAGGTTCAGCATGAGCGCCACTACCGTCCGCCCCGGTCTGCGCACGCAGGTGCGCCAGATACTTGAGCGCATTGGCGATAACGCCGCCGCTTATGGCATCACCGCTGACGAGCTCGCATTTCTCAACAGCATGCGCATGCGGAATATCGCATTCGGCACCCAGCGCCAGGCTGAAACCGGCCAGCGCATCTATGACAAGGTTTTCAGTAAGCAGGAGGCCGCATGAGGGGTGACATCAAAAATGCTGTTATCACGAGCGCCACATTATCTACCAGTGATCGCGGAGTTCTTGACTGCTGGGTGACATTAGACCTTGGTGGAGCAAGCCAAGGATTCGGCGGCTACGCTCTTTACCTGCCAGCTTCATTTAAGAATTTTCAACTTTTGAGTACTGCTGGTCATTTCATTTACCGTTGCATGGAGGTTGCTGGCGTTGAAGAGTTTTCAAAATTGCCAGGCAAAGCAATCCGTATTGATGCTGATTCTGGCTGCATTTATGGAATAGGTCACATTGTTAAAGACGACTGGTTTTATCCAGAAGACGATTTTAATCCGCCAGTGGATGCTGAGTTTGATCAGGATGAAAAATCATGAAGCCCACCGACTCAACCTTGCGCAAGTGGTACGAGTGCTTGCTGATCATCATTGGCTTCTCTGGACTTCTTACCGTGCTCTCATTGGTGGACCTGAATGACCGCCGCTGGGAAAACCCAACCCCGGAAATCAAGGTGAGCAAAGACACAGAGACCACAGAGGCTACCGAATTAACCAACGAGCAGATGGTGTTCCTTGCCGGTCTGCATAACCCACTATCTCAGGAGAAATAACATGGCAGCAACAAATGTGGCTGTGATGCCCACAAAAAACACTACCTTGCTGAAGAAGTTTGCTGACCGCTTTTCGGTAGACCAGGCCGAGGTGATGAACATTCTGAAGGCTACGGCCTTTAAACAGCGCGACGGGCAGCCGCCAGCCTCTGATGAGCAGCTTTTTGCCCTGATGATCGTTGCTGACCAGTACGGCCTCAACCCATTCACCAAGGAAA
This genomic window contains:
- a CDS encoding helix-turn-helix domain-containing protein, which encodes MNPTKQMFPVLVAQAPKLEMAPDLLVKQCKSGPMALTKTCLHSNYTQDTLAEKIGKAREVLSRAQNGRAALGIDELIKVMEESGSVYLLQYMCMRVGGRFVFVDDEDREIYELEQELLLRKARRAA
- a CDS encoding S24 family peptidase, with the translated sequence MNNLQSRIEFAVVEWQKKNGRPFKRTYLFDYIGAHKLSNVSMPSRATVSLWFNGPTKEISADLNGLVADFFGVDPEWLRTGRPGAINDNAHEGPTLEKFRVAPVVGQAQLGDEGYFVELEYAVGFGDGFIEWPTKDPNAYAVRCVGDSMKPRIRHGEFVVVEPGHQPTPGDDVLVKCLEGRVMVKELLFIRDGQVHLGSVNESHPKITIDQSQIDVMHYVAGIARSPMFKRLIQE
- a CDS encoding zinc ribbon domain-containing protein — translated: MALIKCKECKSQISSKAKVCPNCGAPVKKEATLLGCLTVFLLVGFVIFLFSDGDKETATSTSEAKQECASDDLSCLGNKGILSASVYCQDPVERLAKYSMKWTDGILEPKFSRFMWKDKNKGEITYIGDKAQFQNGFGAFMTVIYECDMANDNKTVIGARVTEGRLP